Proteins encoded together in one Epinephelus moara isolate mb chromosome 2, YSFRI_EMoa_1.0, whole genome shotgun sequence window:
- the spa17 gene encoding sperm surface protein Sp17 isoform X4, whose translation MDCHNEECSRPQEEEDIMDIPLDDPEANRAAAKIQAGFRGHMTRKKMKPEDKAEGEERQEDRGQ comes from the exons ATGGACTGTCACAAT GAGGAGTGCAGCCGAccccaggaggaggaggacatcaTGGATATCCCCCTGGATGACCCCGAGGCCAACAGGGCTGCTGCCAAGATCCAGGCTGGCTTCCGTGGGCATATGACCCGTAAGAAGATGAAGCCGGAGGACAAAGCGGAAGGGGAGGAG agaCAGGAGGATCGGGGGCAGTAG
- the pde9ac gene encoding high affinity cGMP-specific 3',5'-cyclic phosphodiesterase 9A isoform X1 encodes MGSSSSSYAPKTIYLDVDGKVQKVVFSRHCSPCDIKELLCSSSNIPRNTAIMMVDPEGAMVSIDPTMPTNSPNCLYKVVPLSSGQLGEKEDMFQNVLSQVADQFSRAFRINELKTEVTNRLAMLEKRVELEGLKVVEIEKCKNDLKKLRDEMTSRGGSRVNCPCKYNFSDDGKKVTPRRDVPNYPKYTLSQETIEALKKPTFDVWHWEHNEMLSCLEYMYHDLGLVKEFNMNPITLKRWLLAIQENYRNNPFHNFRHCFCVSQMMYGMIHLCNLQEKLTLTDMGILMTAAVCHDLDHPGYNNTYQINARTELAVRYNDISPLENHHCAVAFQILSLPECNIFANVDPEAFKQIRQAIITLILATDMARHGEILDSFKQKVDNFDFTNEEHVTCLKMVLIKCCDISNEVRPTEVAEPWVDCLLEEYFMQSDREKSEGLPVAPFMDRDKVTKPTAQIGFIKFVLIPMFETVMKLFPQIEEIMVQPLRDSRDHYEELKQIDDAMTEAQKKKTENMSLGGKKK; translated from the exons ATgggctccagctcctcctcctatGCCCCCAAAACCATTTACCTGGATGTGGATGGGAAAGTGCAAAAG GTGGTGTTCAGTCGGCACTGCAGCCCATGTGACATCAAGGAGCTCCTGTGTTCCTCGTCTAACATTCCCAG GAACACTGCTATTATGATGGTGGACCCAGAGGGAGCCATGGTCTCCATAGATCCCACCATGCCCACCAACTCACCAAA CTGTCTGTACAAAGTCGTCCCTCTGTCTTCTGGTCAGCTTGGAG AGAAGGAGGACATGTTTCAGAACGTGTTGTCCCAGGTGGCTGATCAGTTCAGCAG AGCCTTTCGCATCAACGAATTGAAGACTGAGGTCACCAACAGGCTAGCAATGCTGGAGAAGAGAGTGGAAC TGGAGGGCTTGAAGGTGGTGGAGATTGAGAAGTGTAAAAATGATCTGAAGAAGCTACGAGATGAGATGACTTCAAGGGGTGGCAGCag AGTGAACTGTCCATGCAAATACAACTTCTCAGACGATGGGAAGAAAGTCACTCCTAGACGAGATGTCCCCAATTACCCGAAG tacacactGTCTCAGGAGACCATTGAGGCGCTCAAGAAGCCAACGTTTGATGTCTGGCACTGGGAACATAACGAG ATGCTAAGTTGTTTGGAGTATATGTACCATGACTTGGGACTGGTGAAGGAATTCAACATGAACCCGATCACACTCAAACGCTGGCTG TTGGCAATTCAGGAGAACTACCGTAACAACCCTTTCCACAACTTTCGCCACTGCTTCTGCGTTAGTCAGATGATGTATGGCATGATTCACCTCTGCAACCTACAG GAGAAGCTGACTCTCACAGACATGGGGATTCTAatgacagctgcagtgtgtcATGACCTGGACCACCCTGGCTACAACAACAC GTACCAAATCAATGCCCGCACAGAGCTGGCAGTGCGCTACAACGACATATCTCCACTAGAGAACCATCACTGTGCCGTGGCCTTCCAGATCCTTTCTCTTCCTGAGTGCAATATCTTTGCAAATGTGGATCCTGAGGCCTTCAAACAGATCCGACAG GCAATCATCACCCTCATCCTGGCCACCGACATGGCCAGACATGGGGAGATACTAGACTCCTTCAAGCAAAAAGTGGATAACTTTGACTTCACCAATGAGGAGCATGTGACATGT CTGAAGATGGTTTTGATCAAGTGCTGTGACATTTCCAACGAAGTGAGGCCCACTGAGGTGGCTGAGCCATGGGTGGACTGCCTATTGGAGGAGTATTTCATGCAG AGTGACAGGGAGAAGTCAGAGGGTCTCCCCGTGGCTCCCTTCATGGACAGAGATAAAGTCACCAAACCCACTGCTCAGATTGGATTCATCAAGTTTGTCCTCATCCCGATGTTTGAGACTGTCATGAAG CTTTTCCCTCAGATTGAGGAGATCATGGTTCAACCTTTGAGAGACTCTCGAGACCACTATGAGGAGCTGAAACAGATTGACGATGCCATGACAGAG
- the pde9ac gene encoding high affinity cGMP-specific 3',5'-cyclic phosphodiesterase 9A isoform X3, which yields MGSSSSSYAPKTIYLDVDGKVQKVVFSRHCSPCDIKELLCSSSNIPRNTAIMMVDPEGAMVSIDPTMPTNSPNCLYKVVPLSSGQLGEKEDMFQNVLSQVADQFSRAFRINELKTEVTNRLAMLEKRVELEGLKVVEIEKCKNDLKKLRDEMTSRGGSRVNCPCKYNFSDDGKKVTPRRDVPNYPKYTLSQETIEALKKPTFDVWHWEHNEMLSCLEYMYHDLGLVKEFNMNPITLKRWLLAIQENYRNNPFHNFRHCFCVSQMMYGMIHLCNLQEKLTLTDMGILMTAAVCHDLDHPGYNNTYQINARTELAVRYNDISPLENHHCAVAFQILSLPECNIFANVDPEAFKQIRQAIITLILATDMARHGEILDSFKQKVDNFDFTNEEHVTCLKMVLIKCCDISNEVRPTEVAEPWVDCLLEEYFMQSDREKSEGLPVAPFMDRDKVTKPTAQIGFIKFVLIPMFETVMKLFPQIEEIMVQPLRDSRDHYEELKQIDDAMTEKKKTENMSLGGKKK from the exons ATgggctccagctcctcctcctatGCCCCCAAAACCATTTACCTGGATGTGGATGGGAAAGTGCAAAAG GTGGTGTTCAGTCGGCACTGCAGCCCATGTGACATCAAGGAGCTCCTGTGTTCCTCGTCTAACATTCCCAG GAACACTGCTATTATGATGGTGGACCCAGAGGGAGCCATGGTCTCCATAGATCCCACCATGCCCACCAACTCACCAAA CTGTCTGTACAAAGTCGTCCCTCTGTCTTCTGGTCAGCTTGGAG AGAAGGAGGACATGTTTCAGAACGTGTTGTCCCAGGTGGCTGATCAGTTCAGCAG AGCCTTTCGCATCAACGAATTGAAGACTGAGGTCACCAACAGGCTAGCAATGCTGGAGAAGAGAGTGGAAC TGGAGGGCTTGAAGGTGGTGGAGATTGAGAAGTGTAAAAATGATCTGAAGAAGCTACGAGATGAGATGACTTCAAGGGGTGGCAGCag AGTGAACTGTCCATGCAAATACAACTTCTCAGACGATGGGAAGAAAGTCACTCCTAGACGAGATGTCCCCAATTACCCGAAG tacacactGTCTCAGGAGACCATTGAGGCGCTCAAGAAGCCAACGTTTGATGTCTGGCACTGGGAACATAACGAG ATGCTAAGTTGTTTGGAGTATATGTACCATGACTTGGGACTGGTGAAGGAATTCAACATGAACCCGATCACACTCAAACGCTGGCTG TTGGCAATTCAGGAGAACTACCGTAACAACCCTTTCCACAACTTTCGCCACTGCTTCTGCGTTAGTCAGATGATGTATGGCATGATTCACCTCTGCAACCTACAG GAGAAGCTGACTCTCACAGACATGGGGATTCTAatgacagctgcagtgtgtcATGACCTGGACCACCCTGGCTACAACAACAC GTACCAAATCAATGCCCGCACAGAGCTGGCAGTGCGCTACAACGACATATCTCCACTAGAGAACCATCACTGTGCCGTGGCCTTCCAGATCCTTTCTCTTCCTGAGTGCAATATCTTTGCAAATGTGGATCCTGAGGCCTTCAAACAGATCCGACAG GCAATCATCACCCTCATCCTGGCCACCGACATGGCCAGACATGGGGAGATACTAGACTCCTTCAAGCAAAAAGTGGATAACTTTGACTTCACCAATGAGGAGCATGTGACATGT CTGAAGATGGTTTTGATCAAGTGCTGTGACATTTCCAACGAAGTGAGGCCCACTGAGGTGGCTGAGCCATGGGTGGACTGCCTATTGGAGGAGTATTTCATGCAG AGTGACAGGGAGAAGTCAGAGGGTCTCCCCGTGGCTCCCTTCATGGACAGAGATAAAGTCACCAAACCCACTGCTCAGATTGGATTCATCAAGTTTGTCCTCATCCCGATGTTTGAGACTGTCATGAAG CTTTTCCCTCAGATTGAGGAGATCATGGTTCAACCTTTGAGAGACTCTCGAGACCACTATGAGGAGCTGAAACAGATTGACGATGCCATGACAGAG
- the spa17 gene encoding sperm surface protein Sp17 isoform X3, with the protein MDCHNEECSRPQEEEDIMDIPLDDPEANRAAAKIQAGFRGHMTRKKMKPEDKAEGEEVSSTGDVLNGSQGDTETGGSGAVERDDTSVPEQ; encoded by the exons ATGGACTGTCACAAT GAGGAGTGCAGCCGAccccaggaggaggaggacatcaTGGATATCCCCCTGGATGACCCCGAGGCCAACAGGGCTGCTGCCAAGATCCAGGCTGGCTTCCGTGGGCATATGACCCGTAAGAAGATGAAGCCGGAGGACAAAGCGGAAGGGGAGGAGGTGAGCAGCACTGGGGATGTGCTCAACGGCAGCCAGGGGGACACAG agaCAGGAGGATCGGGGGCAGTAGAGAGAGACGACACATCTGTGCCAGAGCAGTGA
- the pde9ac gene encoding high affinity cGMP-specific 3',5'-cyclic phosphodiesterase 9A isoform X2, translating to MGSSSSSYAPKTIYLDVDGKVQKVVFSRHCSPCDIKELLCSSSNIPRNTAIMMVDPEGAMVSIDPTMPTNSPNCLYKVVPLSSGQLGEKEDMFQNVLSQVADQFSRAFRINELKTEVTNRLAMLEKRVELEGLKVVEIEKCKNDLKKLRDEMTSRGGSRVNCPCKYNFSDDGKKVTPRRDVPNYPKYTLSQETIEALKKPTFDVWHWEHNEMLSCLEYMYHDLGLVKEFNMNPITLKRWLLAIQENYRNNPFHNFRHCFCVSQMMYGMIHLCNLQEKLTLTDMGILMTAAVCHDLDHPGYNNTYQINARTELAVRYNDISPLENHHCAVAFQILSLPECNIFANVDPEAFKQIRQAIITLILATDMARHGEILDSFKQKVDNFDFTNEEHVTCLKMVLIKCCDISNEVRPTEVAEPWVDCLLEEYFMQSDREKSEGLPVAPFMDRDKVTKPTAQIGFIKFVLIPMFETVMKLFPQIEEIMVQPLRDSRDHYEELKQIDDAMTEGSSFVIKLRKDFKTSE from the exons ATgggctccagctcctcctcctatGCCCCCAAAACCATTTACCTGGATGTGGATGGGAAAGTGCAAAAG GTGGTGTTCAGTCGGCACTGCAGCCCATGTGACATCAAGGAGCTCCTGTGTTCCTCGTCTAACATTCCCAG GAACACTGCTATTATGATGGTGGACCCAGAGGGAGCCATGGTCTCCATAGATCCCACCATGCCCACCAACTCACCAAA CTGTCTGTACAAAGTCGTCCCTCTGTCTTCTGGTCAGCTTGGAG AGAAGGAGGACATGTTTCAGAACGTGTTGTCCCAGGTGGCTGATCAGTTCAGCAG AGCCTTTCGCATCAACGAATTGAAGACTGAGGTCACCAACAGGCTAGCAATGCTGGAGAAGAGAGTGGAAC TGGAGGGCTTGAAGGTGGTGGAGATTGAGAAGTGTAAAAATGATCTGAAGAAGCTACGAGATGAGATGACTTCAAGGGGTGGCAGCag AGTGAACTGTCCATGCAAATACAACTTCTCAGACGATGGGAAGAAAGTCACTCCTAGACGAGATGTCCCCAATTACCCGAAG tacacactGTCTCAGGAGACCATTGAGGCGCTCAAGAAGCCAACGTTTGATGTCTGGCACTGGGAACATAACGAG ATGCTAAGTTGTTTGGAGTATATGTACCATGACTTGGGACTGGTGAAGGAATTCAACATGAACCCGATCACACTCAAACGCTGGCTG TTGGCAATTCAGGAGAACTACCGTAACAACCCTTTCCACAACTTTCGCCACTGCTTCTGCGTTAGTCAGATGATGTATGGCATGATTCACCTCTGCAACCTACAG GAGAAGCTGACTCTCACAGACATGGGGATTCTAatgacagctgcagtgtgtcATGACCTGGACCACCCTGGCTACAACAACAC GTACCAAATCAATGCCCGCACAGAGCTGGCAGTGCGCTACAACGACATATCTCCACTAGAGAACCATCACTGTGCCGTGGCCTTCCAGATCCTTTCTCTTCCTGAGTGCAATATCTTTGCAAATGTGGATCCTGAGGCCTTCAAACAGATCCGACAG GCAATCATCACCCTCATCCTGGCCACCGACATGGCCAGACATGGGGAGATACTAGACTCCTTCAAGCAAAAAGTGGATAACTTTGACTTCACCAATGAGGAGCATGTGACATGT CTGAAGATGGTTTTGATCAAGTGCTGTGACATTTCCAACGAAGTGAGGCCCACTGAGGTGGCTGAGCCATGGGTGGACTGCCTATTGGAGGAGTATTTCATGCAG AGTGACAGGGAGAAGTCAGAGGGTCTCCCCGTGGCTCCCTTCATGGACAGAGATAAAGTCACCAAACCCACTGCTCAGATTGGATTCATCAAGTTTGTCCTCATCCCGATGTTTGAGACTGTCATGAAG CTTTTCCCTCAGATTGAGGAGATCATGGTTCAACCTTTGAGAGACTCTCGAGACCACTATGAGGAGCTGAAACAGATTGACGATGCCATGACAGAG
- the hepacama gene encoding hepatic and glial cell adhesion molecule a codes for MKVERKTSSTGDSFTDIPPLLTLFGLLLLLFTGEVSGVNVTSQTQVVRGTVGKEALLSVSYSSSSSDKPVIKWQLKRDKEKPITVVQSIGTDIIGNLRPEYRNRILVFENGSLLLHNLQLSDEGAYEVEISITDDTFTGEHYIELTVDVPTSRPYIQMMASSVLEYSEHFNLHCSHDNGTKPIYGWLKGGKVLTNDTRLLLSHDQKVLTISRVVMSDDDIYVCTVENPISSMKSMPVRLTVYRRSSLYIILSTGGIFLLITLVTVCACWKPSKKKHRPVPQRAPIYLEQSENGHDVDVVPKPTTLGRRSPMPLYVLNEDETLERLEECSGNATIQSEMSIPATYAPVLPPSSNRTERPIWSTPRRYPRSPSPLAQPLPQPLPGPPPRPLRSPAHSPGSSPRSFSPIRKVRPPVGIPASHLPVEAECPDPCDQTHCPSQQ; via the exons ATGAAGGTGGAGAGGAAGACCTCCTCTACAGGCGACAGTTTTACTGACATTCCTCCGCTACTGACGCTCTttggcctcctcctccttctcttcacAG GTGAGGTGTCAGGGGTGAATGTGACCAGCCAAACCCAGGTGGTGAGGGGCACGGTGGGCAAAGAGGCCCTCTTGTCAGTCAGCtactccagcagcagctccgACAAGCCTGTGATTAAGTGGCAGCTGAAGAGGGACAAAGAGAAACCCATCACCGTTGTGCAGTCCATAGGAACGGACATCATAGGGAACCTGAGGCCAGAGTACCGCAACCGTATCCTGGTGTTTGAGAACGGGTCGCTGCTGCTTCACAACCTGCAGCTGTCAGACGAAGGGGCGTACGAAGTCGAGATCTCCATAACAGATGACACCTTCACTGGAGAGCACTACATTGAGCTCACTGTGGACG TCCCCACGTCCAGACCTTACATCCAGATGATGGCCTCGTCCGTCCTGGAGTACAGCGAGCACTTTAACCTCCACTGCTCCCACGATAACGGCACAAAGCCCATCTACGGTTGGCTGAAGGGAGGCAAGGTGCTGACCAATGACACACGCCTGCTGCTTTCACATGACCAAAAGGTGCTGACCATCTCACGCGTTGTGATGTCAGATGATGACATATACGTCTGCACAGTGGAGAACCCCATCAGCAGCATGAAGAGCATGCCTGTCAGGCTCACTGTCTACA GACGGAGCTCGCTATACATCATCCTGTCCACCGGGGGCATATTCCTCCTCATCACCCTGGTGACAGTGTGTGCCTGTTGGAAACCATCCAA aaaGAAGCATCGACCCGTCCCCCAAAGAGCTCCCATCTATTTGGAGCAGAGTGAAAATGGCCACGATG TTGATGTTGTTCCCAAACCAACTACACTTGGTCGGAGGAGTCCCATGCCTCTTTATGTTCTCAATGAAGAT GAGACTCTGGAGCGGTTAGAAGAATGTTCTGGCAATGCCACCATCCAATCAGAAATGAGTATCCCTGCTACCTATGCTCCAGTGCTTCCCCCCTCCTCCAACAGAACTGAGCGGCCCATCTGGTCTACCCCTCGCAGATACCCCCGCAGCCCCTCTCCCCTGGCACAGCCTCTCCCACAACCCCTTCCAGGTCCTCCCCCACGCCCCCTCCGCTCACCTGCTCACTCCCCTGGTTCATCTCCACGCAGCTTCAGCCCGATAAGAAAGGTCCGTCCGCCAGTAGGCATCCCCGCCAGCCACCTGCCTGTAGAGGCAGAGTGTCCCGACCCTTGTGATCAGACTCACTGTCCATCACAGCAGTGA